Below is a genomic region from Pseudomonas svalbardensis.
AAATCCTATAAAGCATGATCACTTCGGAACCGGAAACGCGTGCCATACTCCAACGCACTCCGATTCAGACAGATGAAGCCACACATGCCCAAAGGATTGATTCGCGCTATTGGCGCTCTGTTGACCGCTCTAGCCCTCTACAGCCTGCTGGGGTTTCTGATTTTGCCGGGCATCGCGTTACGAGTGGCCAACCAACAATTGGCCAACTACGCGACGACGCCCGCGACGATTTCGCGGATCGAACTCAACCCATTCAGCCTTGAAGTGACCCTGTGGGGCCTGATCATCGGCGAGCCGGGCAAGGAGCAGGTCGGCTTCGAGCGACTGTATGCCAACTTGCAGATCGACAGCCTCTGGACCAAGGCGCTGCACCTGTCCGATATCGAAATAGACAAACCCAAGACCGAAATTCTCTTCGGCAAGGACGGCAAGCTCAATCTGCTTGGCCTGTTCAAAATCCCCGCCAGTGAACCGACGCCAGCCGACCCGAACGCCAAACCGTTCCCGTTGCGCATCGAGCGGATCAAACTGGCCGGCGGTGTCGTGCACTTCCAGGATCAACGCCCCAGCGAACCCATCGAATTCCTCTACGACAAACTCGACTTCGAACTGAAAAACCTCAGTACCCTGCCTGAAGACAGTGCCGACATGACCTTGGTGGCCATCGGCCCGGCAGGTGGACAGATCGACTGGACCGGCAATTTCAGCCTGATCCCGATCGCCTCCGAAGGTAAGCTGAAGATCACCAACGGCAAGATGAAATCCTTTTGGCCCTACGTGCGTGACTCGGTGCCACTGGTACTCGAAGACGGCATCATGAGCCTCAGCACTGACTACAAACTGAACCTGTCCAAGGAAACTGAACTGCTGTTGAGCAACGTCGCCGTCAGCATCGCGCCGTTCGCGATCAAGGCACCAGACGGTCGACCGCTGGCGAAACTCGAGCGTCTGGACATTAGCGAAACCACCGTCGACCTGGCCAAGCAGCAAGTGGTCGTCGGCAAGATCCGCAGCCAGAAACTGGAAACCTGGGCCGCTCTCGAAGCCGACGGGCAACTCGATTGGCAGAAACTGTTCGCCAGCCAACCGTCCAAAGCAGCCGTCAAAGCCAAGGCCGAACCGGCCAGTACCCCGGCAGCCGCCGATTCACCGAAACCCGACCCGGCACCACCGAGCAAGCCATGGCAGGTGCTGCTCAAAGACGTGCAACTGCGCAATTACCAGGTGCATCTGGCTGACCGCAAGGCGCAACCCGCCGTCGCGTTGGACGTCGGCCCGCTGAACCTGGACCTGCAGAATTTCGACAGCCTCAATGGCTCGCCTTTTAACCTCAAGCTCGATACGGGCGTGGGCAAGCAAGGCAAGATCACGGCAGACGGTATCGTCAATCTCGCCCCGGTCAGCGCCAGGTTAAAAGTACAAACCAAGGACATCGACCTGCGCGTTGCCCAGTCCTATATCAACCCGTTCATTCGCCTGGAACTGCGCAGCGGCATGCTCGGCAGTGATCTGGCGGTCGATCTGAAAAACACCGAGCCGCTGGCATTCAGCGTCACCGGCCGTGCTCAGGTCGATCAACTGCATACCCTCGACACCCTCAAAACCCGCGACTTCCTCAAGTGGCAGCAGTTGGTGCTCGAAGGCCTGAATTATCAACACGGCGACAGCCTGTCGATCGACAAGGTCAACCTGTTCCAGCCTTATGCGCGCTTCATGATCAACGATGACCGCACCACCAACATCGATGACTTGCTGATCCCGCAACCGGCCGACTCAGGCGCCAAAACAGCTGCAGCCAAACCTGTCAGCAAGGAAAAACCGCTGGGCATTCACATTGGCGGCATTGCCATCAATGACGGCTCGGCCAACTTCGCCGACTTCAGCCTGACCCCGAATTTCGCCACGGCCGTTCAACAGCTCAATGGACAAATTGGCACCATCGACAGCCGTCAGGCGAAACCGGCCAGCGTCGATATCAAAGGCAAGGTCGACCGCTATGCACCCGTCACCATCAAGGGCTCGGTCAACCCGTTCGATCCGATGGCCAGCCTCGACATCGCCACCAGTTTCAAACGTGTTGAACTGACCACGCTCACGCCCTACTCCGGCAAGTTCGCCGGTTACCGCATCCGCAAGGGCCGGCTCAACCTCGACCTGCATTACCTGATCACCAAGGGCCAGCTCAAGGCCGAAAACAAAGTGGTGGTCGAGCAGCTGCAACTGGGTGAGAAAGTCGACAGTCCGGACGCCGTGGGCCTGCCGCTGAAACTGGCCATTGCGTTGCTCAAGGACGTCGACGGCAAGATTTCCATTGAACTGCCGGTGACCGGCGACCTGAACAACCCGCAGTTCAGCATCATGCCGATTGTCTGGCAGACCTTGCGCAACCTGATCGTCAAAGCCGCCGCGGCGCCATTCAAAATGATTGGCGGACTGGTCAGTGGTGGTGGTTCGGAAGATTTGGGCATTGTGTCGTTTGCCCCGGGTTCAAGCGACCTGAGCAAGGAGGCCGAGGGCTCGCTGGTCAAACTGTCCCAGGCCCTCAAGGAACGTCCGGCCCTGCGCCTGGAAATCGAAGGCACGGCAGCTGCAAGCAGCGATGGCCCGCTGATCGCCGAGCAACGTCTGGAGCGGGAATACCAGTACAACTACTACAAAATGCTCCAGCGTCGCGGTGACAAGGTGCCGGCTCAGGCTTCATTGCTGGAAGTACCGGATAACGAGAAAGGTCCGCTGCTGGAAGGGATCTATCGCACGCGCCTGAAGACTCAGCCACCCGCCGAGTGGAAGGATCTTGGCAAGGAAGAACGCACGGTAAAAATGCACGAAGGCGTGATCAAGTTCTGGAGTTCCAGCGACGTGCTGTTGCGTCAGTTGGGTCAGGAACGCGCCAGCAACATCAAGGACTATCTGGTCGACAAGGGTCAGTTGGCCGATGACCGCGTGTACTTCATCGACGCTAACCTCGGCGAAGCGCAAAGTGACGGTCGGGTGGTTACGCCGCTGCATCTGGACGCCGAGTGATGGGCGCGAAATGGCTGGTGAGCCTGACTCTGGCGATAGCCGCCAGTCAGGCCTCGGCAGCCGATACCCTGCGCTGCGGCAGTCAACTGGTCAGTGTCGGGGACAGGTCCAGCGAAGTACTGCAGAAATGCGGTGAACCGGTCAGCCGTGATCTGTTGGGCTACAAGCGCAGCGCCAACCGACGGGAAGAGTTTCAGGTCGAGGAATGGACCTACGGGCCCAACGGCGGGATGTATCAGTACCTGCGTTTTGAAGGTAATCGTTTGAAGCAGATCACCAGCAAGCGCGGTAACTGAAGATCAAATAGAACAGGCCCCGACACGAATGCCGGGGCCTGTAATGGCCACATCCTTGTGGCCTTTCGCATGAACTCTCCTGAGGCGGCAGACGTATTGCTCGGCCCGTCTGTCGCGCCTTCTCCCAGTCCAGGCGAGAAGTCTTGCCTTACTCGGCTTTCAGGCCGTCAGCGGAGACCGCTTTGACGCCTTTGATTTTCTTGGTGATGGCCACAGCAGTGGTTTTCTGAGCGTCAGTCACCGCAACGGTGGACGACAGGGACACAACGCCTTTGTTGGTTTCGACTTTGATATCGGTACCAGGAATGCCTTTTTCAGTCACCAGGTCACTTTTGACTTTGGTGGTGATCCAAGTATCGGAAACATCCTCTTTCGCTTCAGTGACCTCGCCAGCAGCCAGCATCATAGGTGCTTGAGTGGCTTGGGTTTGAGCAAATGCAGCGTTGGCCATGGTCAGGGTCAGCGCGGTAGCAGTAGCGGCAGCGATAGCGAACTTCTTCATACGAGTAACTCCTGTTTTTCATAAAGTCTGCTGCGTGTCTTGTCAGCAGGGTTACTGGAGATATTGCGAACGTTGTGCCAACTTTGAGACAGTCAATAAATACATATAAATCAACAGCTTACAGAAACACCTGATTTTCGGAATCATGCAAATTGCATGAGTTCGAAATTATGTACATGCAAGTTGCGGGTTTTACCGCAGGCCTAAGGCCATGAATTGTTGGAAGTTTTCTCAATTACTCCAGTTTGCCCCGAACAGCGAACAAAAAAATGCCCCGTCAAACAGACGAGGCATCAGATCAAGCAGCGAGATTACGCGCCGCTGCCGGGACAGCCTTTTGGTGCGAAGTCAGCGTTAACATTGCTGGCACACGTCCAGGCGCCCGCCGTGTTTCCTGACGAGCGAGTCAGTGTGATGGTTTTGCCCAACACCGGTCCTGGGGCATTAACCAGCGTGCAAGTGATCGTGCCCGCACCTGTCGAAGCTGTGCCTGAAGCCGCCAACGTGCAATTGGAGGTCGTCGCCGCCGCGTTACCCGCAACCAAGAGCAATGTAGGGTCGGTGCCTTGGTTGATGGTGTCCTCGAAAGGCACTTTCAACGCGCTGATCTCAGCCAGCCCCGCCGTGACTTTGGCCCGGGCCTGGTACTTTGAATATTGTGGCAAGGCAAACGTCGCCAGAATCCCGATGATCGCCACCACGATCAGCAGTTCGATCAGGGTAAAACCTTTTTGAGTATTCATAGACAAGCTCCATGCATGAGTCGAAATCTCATGATCTGAACTAGCCACAGCACAGCCCATGCCAAGCCCTTCGCCCCCTGTTATAGGGGCACGAGGCCAACACAAAGCGCTTTCCTACCCCCAGAATCCGCACTATCTGACACTTTTTGTCACCTGAGCGGTGCTGGTTTGGTTCCTCCGCTTGACTAGGCTATAAGTCATGAACTGTCTGCGTCCGGTATCCCAATGAATGACATCGCCCTTAGCGGTCTGGCCAAGCAATTGGTCCTGGCCGAGTTGCTCACTGACAAAAGCGCGCAACAGGCGTATCAGCAAGCCCAGCGCAACAAAATCTCCCTGGTCACTTACCTGGTGCAGAACAAACTGGTGAAGAGTCGGCAGGTTGCCGAGATTGCCTCGGAACATTTCGGCATGACGCTGCTTGATCTCAGTTGCCTGGATAAGGAAACACAACCTAAAGGGCTGGTCAGCGAAAAACTGGTCCGTCAGCACCACGCCCTGCCCCTCTGGCGGCGCGGCAACAAGTTGTTCGTGGGCGTTTCCGACCCGACCAATCAGCAAGCCATCAATGACATCCAGTTCAGCACCGGGCTGAATACCGAAGCCATTCTGGTGGAGGACGACAAGCTCAGCGACGCCATCGAAAAATTCTTCGATACCCAAGGCACCGGCCTGGAAGACATGGCCGACGTTGACCTCGATGGCGTGGACATCGAGTCGATCGATGACAACAAACAAGACACCATCGCCGGCCAGGATGCCGATGACGCGCCCGTGGTGCGCTTCGTTCACAAGATGTTGCTGGACGCGATCAAAAGCGGCTCTTCCGACCTGCATTTCGAGCCCTACGAAAAAACCTACCGCGTGCGGATGCGCACCGACGGTATTTTGCGTGAAGTCGCCAAGCCACCGATTCACTTGGCCAATCGCATCGCCGCGCGGCTGAAAGTCATGGCCAGCCTCGACATTTCGGAACGGCGCCGGCCCCAGGACGGGCGGATCAAGATGCGCCTGTCCAAGAGCAAATCCATCGACTTTCGGGTCAATACGCTGCCAACTCTGTGGGGCGAGAAAGTGGTGATCCGGATCCTCGATCCGTCCAGCGCTCAAATGGGCATCGACGCCCTCGGCTACGAGCCCGACCAGAAAGAACTGTACATGGCCGCCCTCAAGCAGCCGCAGGGGATGATTCTGGTGACCGGGCCCACCGGCTCGGGCAAGACCGTATCGCTCTACACCGGGCTGAACATTCTCAACACCGTGGACATCAACATCTCCACCGCCGAAGACCCGGTGGAGATCAACATGGAAGGCATCAACCAAGTCAACGTCAATCCCAAACAGGGAATGGACTTCGCCCAGGCGTTGCGCTCATTTCTGCGACAGGACCCGGACGTGATCATGGTCGGCGAGATCCGCGACCTCGAAACCGCCGAAATAGCCATTAAAGCCGCCCAGACCGGACACCTGGTGCTGTCGACCCTGCACACCAACAGCGCCGCCGAAACCCTGACTCGCCTGCACAACATGGGCATTCCGGGTTTCAACATTGCCACCTCGATCAGCCTGATCATTGCCCAGCGCCTGGCACGCAAGCTGTGCAGCCATTGCAAGAAACCCATCGAGATCCCCCGGGAGGCGTTGCTGAAGGAAGGCTTCCCCGAGGAACGCATCGGCTCATTCACGATCTATGAGCCAGTCGGTTGCGATCACTGCAACAACGGTTACAAAGGGCGAGTAGGGATTTATGAAGTGGTGAAGAACACCCCGGACCTGCAACGGCTGATCATGGCCGAAGGTAACTCACTGGAAATCGACATCCAGATGCGTAAGGACGGCTTCAACGACCTGCGGACGTCGGGCCTGCTCAAGGCCATGCAAGGCATCACCAGCCTTGAAGAAATCAACCGGGTCACCAAGGACTGAATATGGCGGT
It encodes:
- a CDS encoding DUF748 domain-containing protein, which encodes MKPHMPKGLIRAIGALLTALALYSLLGFLILPGIALRVANQQLANYATTPATISRIELNPFSLEVTLWGLIIGEPGKEQVGFERLYANLQIDSLWTKALHLSDIEIDKPKTEILFGKDGKLNLLGLFKIPASEPTPADPNAKPFPLRIERIKLAGGVVHFQDQRPSEPIEFLYDKLDFELKNLSTLPEDSADMTLVAIGPAGGQIDWTGNFSLIPIASEGKLKITNGKMKSFWPYVRDSVPLVLEDGIMSLSTDYKLNLSKETELLLSNVAVSIAPFAIKAPDGRPLAKLERLDISETTVDLAKQQVVVGKIRSQKLETWAALEADGQLDWQKLFASQPSKAAVKAKAEPASTPAAADSPKPDPAPPSKPWQVLLKDVQLRNYQVHLADRKAQPAVALDVGPLNLDLQNFDSLNGSPFNLKLDTGVGKQGKITADGIVNLAPVSARLKVQTKDIDLRVAQSYINPFIRLELRSGMLGSDLAVDLKNTEPLAFSVTGRAQVDQLHTLDTLKTRDFLKWQQLVLEGLNYQHGDSLSIDKVNLFQPYARFMINDDRTTNIDDLLIPQPADSGAKTAAAKPVSKEKPLGIHIGGIAINDGSANFADFSLTPNFATAVQQLNGQIGTIDSRQAKPASVDIKGKVDRYAPVTIKGSVNPFDPMASLDIATSFKRVELTTLTPYSGKFAGYRIRKGRLNLDLHYLITKGQLKAENKVVVEQLQLGEKVDSPDAVGLPLKLAIALLKDVDGKISIELPVTGDLNNPQFSIMPIVWQTLRNLIVKAAAAPFKMIGGLVSGGGSEDLGIVSFAPGSSDLSKEAEGSLVKLSQALKERPALRLEIEGTAAASSDGPLIAEQRLEREYQYNYYKMLQRRGDKVPAQASLLEVPDNEKGPLLEGIYRTRLKTQPPAEWKDLGKEERTVKMHEGVIKFWSSSDVLLRQLGQERASNIKDYLVDKGQLADDRVYFIDANLGEAQSDGRVVTPLHLDAE
- a CDS encoding DUF2845 domain-containing protein, with the translated sequence MGAKWLVSLTLAIAASQASAADTLRCGSQLVSVGDRSSEVLQKCGEPVSRDLLGYKRSANRREEFQVEEWTYGPNGGMYQYLRFEGNRLKQITSKRGN
- a CDS encoding BON domain-containing protein; this translates as MKKFAIAAATATALTLTMANAAFAQTQATQAPMMLAAGEVTEAKEDVSDTWITTKVKSDLVTEKGIPGTDIKVETNKGVVSLSSTVAVTDAQKTTAVAITKKIKGVKAVSADGLKAE
- a CDS encoding pilin; amino-acid sequence: MNTQKGFTLIELLIVVAIIGILATFALPQYSKYQARAKVTAGLAEISALKVPFEDTINQGTDPTLLLVAGNAAATTSNCTLAASGTASTGAGTITCTLVNAPGPVLGKTITLTRSSGNTAGAWTCASNVNADFAPKGCPGSGA
- the pilB gene encoding type IV-A pilus assembly ATPase PilB, which encodes MNDIALSGLAKQLVLAELLTDKSAQQAYQQAQRNKISLVTYLVQNKLVKSRQVAEIASEHFGMTLLDLSCLDKETQPKGLVSEKLVRQHHALPLWRRGNKLFVGVSDPTNQQAINDIQFSTGLNTEAILVEDDKLSDAIEKFFDTQGTGLEDMADVDLDGVDIESIDDNKQDTIAGQDADDAPVVRFVHKMLLDAIKSGSSDLHFEPYEKTYRVRMRTDGILREVAKPPIHLANRIAARLKVMASLDISERRRPQDGRIKMRLSKSKSIDFRVNTLPTLWGEKVVIRILDPSSAQMGIDALGYEPDQKELYMAALKQPQGMILVTGPTGSGKTVSLYTGLNILNTVDINISTAEDPVEINMEGINQVNVNPKQGMDFAQALRSFLRQDPDVIMVGEIRDLETAEIAIKAAQTGHLVLSTLHTNSAAETLTRLHNMGIPGFNIATSISLIIAQRLARKLCSHCKKPIEIPREALLKEGFPEERIGSFTIYEPVGCDHCNNGYKGRVGIYEVVKNTPDLQRLIMAEGNSLEIDIQMRKDGFNDLRTSGLLKAMQGITSLEEINRVTKD